In a genomic window of Corynebacterium lizhenjunii:
- a CDS encoding glutaminyl-peptide cyclotransferase produces MGMLSSFHRPLLPHFLPAVAAAVAPALILAACSADAPDAAQSASPSVERLTVRVHQRLDFDPASFTQGLEATTDGQLWVGTGQRGQSRLYRMDPATGAELASVDLDQRYFGEGITQYEDSIWQLTWQAGTALRYDRDSLELTGQASYPGEGWGLCATDTSLYMSDGTSQLRRLNPDTFAEEQRVSVTLEGREVDQLNELECVDGQVYANVWFSTDILRIDPTTGRVTAVIDASAVPNNAAKDPNNVLNGIAHIPGTDHFYLTGKRWPDLYRVSFEPEAE; encoded by the coding sequence ATGGGTATGCTTTCGTCCTTCCACCGTCCCCTGCTGCCACATTTCTTGCCCGCTGTAGCTGCGGCTGTGGCCCCTGCGTTGATCCTCGCCGCCTGCAGCGCTGACGCACCAGACGCTGCACAGTCTGCCTCGCCATCTGTGGAGCGCTTGACGGTGCGGGTGCACCAGCGCCTGGACTTTGATCCCGCTTCTTTTACCCAAGGTCTAGAGGCCACCACCGACGGCCAGCTGTGGGTGGGTACCGGCCAGCGCGGCCAGTCGCGCCTGTACCGCATGGACCCGGCCACCGGGGCGGAGCTAGCGTCGGTGGACCTGGACCAACGCTACTTTGGAGAAGGCATTACCCAATACGAGGACTCTATCTGGCAGCTGACCTGGCAGGCGGGCACAGCGTTGCGCTATGACCGCGACAGCCTGGAACTTACCGGGCAGGCTTCCTACCCTGGCGAGGGCTGGGGATTATGCGCCACCGATACAAGCCTTTACATGTCCGATGGCACCTCCCAGCTCCGCCGCCTCAACCCGGATACTTTCGCCGAAGAGCAACGCGTAAGCGTTACTCTTGAAGGCCGCGAGGTAGACCAACTCAATGAGCTGGAGTGCGTGGATGGGCAGGTCTACGCCAATGTGTGGTTTAGCACGGACATCCTGCGCATTGATCCCACCACGGGCCGGGTCACGGCCGTCATCGACGCCAGCGCGGTGCCCAATAATGCCGCTAAGGATCCGAATAACGTGCTCAACGGCATTGCCCATATCCCCGGCACCGATCACTTCTATCTCACCGGCAAGCGCTGGCCGGATCTCTACCGGGTGAGCTTTGAGCCGGAGGCGGAGTAG
- a CDS encoding NCS2 family permease, whose protein sequence is MKTTLDRYFHISERGSSIGTEVRAGVVSFFAMAYIILLNPLILGTSPDAEGRVLGIPQVAAATALIAGIMTIAFGAIARYPFAMAAGLGMNTFVAVTMVATNGLTWPEAMGLVVIEGLIIVALAITGFRTAVFHAIPRSMKAAMGVGIGMFLAIIGFVDGGFVTRVPDAAMTTVPVGLGINGSIATWPALIFVLGLLICAFCVIRNIPGGMFLGIVVTTIIAIIVQAFTGSEDWGMATPGSPDSLGGIPDLSIVGDVSLLGAFTKLGVVATVLLIFTLLLTNFFDAMGTMTGLGKQANLVDEDGVLPDMKKALVVEGFGAVAGGLGSVSSNTVFADSSAGVGDGARTGLANITTGVLFLLAMFLTPLYEIVPIEAAAPVLVIVGVMMASQITEIDWTKLEVAIPAFLTIVVMPFTYSIANGIGVGFIAFALCAAFSGKGKEVHWLMWVIAGLFVVYFGMDPITAALGG, encoded by the coding sequence ATGAAAACTACTCTCGACCGCTATTTCCATATCTCCGAGCGCGGCTCAAGCATCGGCACGGAAGTCCGCGCCGGCGTGGTGTCCTTCTTCGCGATGGCCTACATCATCCTGCTCAACCCGCTCATCCTGGGTACCTCTCCGGACGCTGAAGGCCGCGTCCTTGGCATCCCCCAAGTCGCGGCCGCCACCGCCCTCATCGCGGGCATCATGACCATAGCCTTTGGTGCTATCGCCCGCTACCCATTCGCTATGGCCGCCGGTCTGGGCATGAACACGTTTGTGGCCGTAACCATGGTTGCCACCAATGGGCTGACCTGGCCGGAGGCCATGGGCCTGGTGGTCATCGAGGGTCTCATCATCGTGGCGCTGGCCATCACGGGCTTTCGCACTGCAGTATTCCACGCCATTCCGCGCTCAATGAAGGCCGCCATGGGCGTGGGCATTGGCATGTTCCTGGCAATCATTGGTTTCGTCGATGGTGGCTTTGTCACCCGCGTTCCGGACGCCGCCATGACCACGGTCCCGGTGGGGTTGGGCATCAACGGCTCCATTGCGACCTGGCCGGCACTTATCTTCGTGCTGGGGCTGCTTATCTGTGCCTTCTGCGTGATCCGCAATATCCCCGGCGGAATGTTCCTGGGTATTGTGGTGACCACCATCATCGCGATCATCGTCCAGGCTTTCACGGGTTCTGAGGATTGGGGTATGGCCACGCCGGGCTCCCCAGACTCGCTGGGCGGAATCCCGGATCTTTCCATCGTCGGTGACGTGAGCCTGCTTGGTGCCTTTACCAAGCTGGGGGTAGTGGCCACCGTGCTGCTGATCTTCACTTTGCTGCTGACCAACTTCTTCGACGCCATGGGCACCATGACCGGCCTGGGTAAGCAGGCGAACCTGGTCGACGAGGACGGTGTATTACCGGACATGAAGAAGGCCCTCGTGGTGGAGGGCTTCGGTGCTGTGGCCGGCGGCTTGGGCTCGGTGTCTTCCAATACGGTCTTTGCTGACTCTTCCGCAGGCGTGGGCGATGGCGCCCGCACCGGCCTGGCCAACATCACCACCGGCGTGCTGTTCCTGCTGGCCATGTTCCTCACCCCGCTCTATGAAATCGTGCCGATTGAGGCCGCCGCTCCCGTGCTGGTCATCGTGGGCGTGATGATGGCCTCCCAAATCACAGAAATCGACTGGACCAAGCTCGAGGTAGCCATCCCGGCATTTCTGACCATTGTGGTTATGCCGTTTACCTATTCCATCGCCAACGGTATCGGCGTTGGCTTCATCGCCTTTGCCCTGTGCGCAGCGTTTTCCGGCAAGGGCAAGGAAGTGCATTGGCTGATGTGGGTCATTGCCGGTCTGTTTGTGGTCTACTTTGGCATGGACCCCATCACCGCAGCCCTGGGCGGCTAG
- a CDS encoding DUF6928 family protein, with translation MSISRAVLTLWYVNCSDPAAVLRTEPKADRGFGRKYLSQLNPALPVTPIGQFPLNRSVSVDVAEFYIGGYRDVTVVQTIIMEEALTLSQLSPLLLRAIDATDIYAFATNEDEGYAGFAHWHSYELKRSLCCTATAFLEDIGLPEPFEGEYWAGEHSPENSGGITLPFVPQQLMEHAQNSWLGVEIGPNGPDLDVVGYAVDGRPEPKVDPTPSSPVSKAAAGAAATAGSAAAAGFASTAAKVEGDMENSTPEDEDAAGYDDYAAELSPVATAPAQRLRGEDAEPSLGEAAIDVAQRAGHLGARVGKRVALQVKQAALSLIKRNRR, from the coding sequence ATGTCCATCTCACGCGCCGTGCTCACGCTCTGGTACGTCAACTGCTCTGATCCTGCCGCAGTTCTGCGCACGGAGCCCAAGGCGGACCGCGGTTTCGGGCGCAAGTACTTAAGCCAGCTCAACCCCGCTTTGCCGGTAACCCCCATTGGGCAATTTCCACTGAATCGCTCGGTGTCGGTGGATGTCGCGGAATTCTACATTGGCGGCTACCGTGACGTGACGGTGGTGCAAACCATCATCATGGAAGAAGCGCTCACGCTCTCCCAACTCTCCCCGCTGTTGCTGCGCGCGATAGACGCCACGGATATCTATGCCTTTGCCACTAATGAGGACGAAGGCTACGCCGGTTTTGCCCACTGGCATAGCTACGAACTCAAACGCTCGTTGTGCTGCACTGCGACTGCGTTTTTGGAAGACATTGGGCTCCCGGAGCCCTTCGAGGGTGAATATTGGGCCGGTGAGCACTCCCCGGAAAACTCCGGGGGAATCACTTTGCCCTTTGTTCCGCAACAGCTCATGGAACACGCCCAGAACTCCTGGTTGGGAGTAGAAATTGGCCCCAATGGCCCTGATCTGGACGTGGTGGGATATGCCGTAGACGGCCGTCCAGAGCCCAAGGTTGACCCCACCCCTTCCTCCCCAGTGTCTAAGGCCGCTGCAGGGGCTGCAGCCACTGCGGGATCTGCAGCCGCTGCGGGATTTGCGTCCACTGCGGCGAAGGTGGAAGGCGACATGGAAAACTCCACCCCAGAGGATGAGGACGCAGCTGGCTACGACGATTACGCGGCCGAGCTCAGCCCGGTGGCCACCGCCCCGGCACAACGCCTGCGTGGCGAAGACGCCGAGCCCTCCTTGGGCGAGGCCGCAATCGACGTCGCCCAGCGCGCTGGGCACCTCGGCGCGCGAGTGGGCAAGCGCGTAGCCCTACAGGTCAAGCAGGCTGCGCTGTCGCTCATAAAACGCAATCGCCGCTGA
- a CDS encoding resuscitation-promoting factor Rpf1 domain-containing protein yields the protein MGRHRAKKATTAHKLAATTVAFGTAATLLAPQASAAPDSDWDRLAQCESGGNWAINTGNGYHGGLQFSASTWRAYGGGQYAPTANLATREQQIAVAERTLAAQGWGAWPACSARLGLNSAPTQRNAPAAAVPAAAPQAVQAAASSESEELAVDAIFNLLTETAAKYGVQIPASIHAAYKANRHDFNAFYSANRGTIDAIVRLAER from the coding sequence ATGGGACGCCACCGCGCTAAGAAGGCCACCACTGCACACAAGCTGGCTGCTACTACCGTTGCTTTTGGCACCGCCGCCACCCTGCTGGCCCCACAGGCTTCTGCTGCACCGGATTCTGACTGGGACCGCCTGGCTCAGTGCGAGTCCGGCGGCAACTGGGCCATCAACACCGGCAATGGCTATCACGGCGGCCTGCAGTTCTCCGCGTCTACCTGGCGCGCCTACGGCGGCGGACAGTACGCCCCCACCGCTAACCTGGCTACCCGCGAGCAGCAGATTGCTGTCGCAGAGCGCACCCTGGCCGCACAGGGCTGGGGCGCTTGGCCGGCGTGTTCTGCTCGCCTGGGCCTGAACTCCGCACCGACCCAGCGCAACGCTCCGGCAGCGGCTGTACCCGCCGCCGCTCCGCAGGCTGTGCAGGCTGCAGCATCTTCTGAGTCCGAAGAGCTAGCAGTTGACGCCATCTTCAACCTCCTCACGGAGACCGCTGCCAAGTACGGCGTGCAGATCCCGGCATCCATCCACGCCGCATACAAGGCTAACCGCCACGACTTCAACGCTTTCTACTCCGCTAACCGCGGCACCATCGACGCCATCGTTCGCTTGGCTGAGCGTTAA
- a CDS encoding DNA repair helicase XPB: MNGPLIVQSDKTVLLEVDHPQAGAARAALAPFAELERAPEHIHTYRITPLALWNARAAGFDAEQVVDVLERYSRFPVPQALLIDVAETMSRYGRVRIHAHPAHGLILESAEIPIIEELTRHKQVREMLGARIDEHSVAIPPSERGRLKQQLLKVGWPAEDLAGYVDGESHPIALSEAAGPWQLRDYQAYAAESFWAGGSGVVVLPCGAGKTIVGAAAMAKAQSTTLILVTNTVAGRQWRDELLRRTTLTPSEIGEYSGEKKEIKPVTIATYQVVTRKTKGEYRALELFDSRDWGLIIYDEVHLLPAPVFRMTSDLQSRRRLGLTATLVREDGLEGDVFSLIGPKRYDAPWKELEAAGYIATADCVEVRVDFAAEERLLYATATARDRFRIASTAAAKLDVVRKLLERHDGQQALIIGGYLEQLHDIGRLLDAPVIDGTTPTGRREKLFQAFREGELRYLVVSKVANFSIDLPQAALAIQISGTFGSRQEEAQRLGRLLRPKTDGRAAHFYSVVTRDSVDAEYAVHRQRFLAEQGYAYRLLDAVDL; the protein is encoded by the coding sequence TTGAACGGTCCACTCATCGTCCAATCAGATAAGACAGTTTTATTAGAGGTTGACCACCCACAAGCTGGGGCAGCCCGCGCGGCGCTGGCTCCTTTTGCAGAGCTGGAGCGGGCCCCGGAGCACATCCATACCTACCGCATTACCCCTTTGGCGCTGTGGAATGCCCGCGCCGCCGGTTTTGATGCGGAGCAGGTAGTAGACGTTTTGGAGAGGTATTCGCGGTTTCCGGTGCCGCAAGCGCTGCTCATTGACGTTGCGGAGACCATGTCGCGATACGGGCGGGTGCGCATCCATGCCCATCCGGCCCACGGGTTGATTCTGGAGTCGGCGGAAATTCCCATCATTGAAGAACTCACCCGCCATAAGCAGGTGCGGGAGATGCTGGGGGCGCGCATAGACGAGCACAGCGTGGCGATTCCCCCGTCGGAGCGCGGCCGGCTCAAGCAACAGCTGCTTAAGGTCGGCTGGCCGGCGGAGGACTTGGCTGGCTACGTCGATGGCGAGTCGCACCCCATTGCGCTGAGCGAGGCCGCGGGCCCGTGGCAGCTGCGCGACTATCAGGCCTACGCGGCGGAGTCCTTCTGGGCCGGGGGCTCCGGCGTGGTGGTTTTGCCGTGTGGTGCTGGCAAGACCATTGTGGGGGCTGCGGCCATGGCTAAGGCGCAATCCACGACGCTCATCTTGGTCACCAACACCGTGGCCGGGCGCCAGTGGCGCGACGAGCTGCTGCGGCGGACCACGCTAACCCCCTCCGAAATTGGGGAGTACTCAGGCGAGAAGAAAGAAATCAAGCCCGTCACCATAGCTACCTACCAGGTGGTTACCCGCAAAACTAAGGGCGAATACCGGGCGCTAGAGCTGTTTGATTCCCGCGACTGGGGCCTGATTATTTACGACGAGGTCCACCTGTTGCCAGCCCCCGTGTTTCGCATGACCTCAGACTTACAGTCTCGGCGCCGCTTAGGGCTCACGGCAACATTGGTGCGCGAAGATGGGTTGGAGGGAGACGTATTCTCGCTGATTGGCCCCAAGCGCTATGACGCGCCTTGGAAGGAGCTGGAGGCCGCCGGATATATTGCCACCGCAGATTGCGTTGAGGTGCGCGTGGACTTTGCTGCGGAGGAGCGACTGCTCTACGCCACGGCAACAGCCCGGGATCGCTTCCGTATTGCCTCGACGGCGGCGGCCAAGCTGGATGTGGTGCGCAAGCTATTGGAGCGCCATGATGGCCAGCAGGCGCTAATTATTGGCGGGTATTTGGAGCAGCTGCATGACATTGGGCGTCTGCTAGACGCCCCAGTCATTGATGGCACCACGCCTACGGGCCGAAGGGAGAAGCTCTTCCAGGCTTTCCGCGAAGGCGAGCTGCGCTACCTGGTGGTCTCTAAGGTGGCCAATTTTTCCATTGATCTTCCCCAGGCCGCACTGGCCATCCAGATTTCCGGTACTTTTGGTTCCCGCCAGGAAGAGGCCCAGCGTTTGGGCCGGCTGCTGCGCCCTAAAACTGACGGTCGTGCCGCCCACTTCTATTCGGTAGTCACGCGCGATAGCGTCGATGCCGAATACGCCGTCCACCGCCAGCGCTTCCTCGCGGAGCAAGGCTACGCCTATCGCCTGCTAGACGCAGTAGACTTATAG
- a CDS encoding TrmH family RNA methyltransferase → MSFQTPAPAAVSITDPADPRLDDIRDLKSADKAGRGLVFAEGPLCVERLLDSPYPVRCLVGFAHKLAPFAQRAAQEGIAVYEVSRETLAQVAGFDMHRGLVATADRVEPWSVEGVISQARTLVVMEGVGDHENIGAIFRNAAGMDVDGVLLGSGVADPLYRRSVRVSMGHVLRLPWARLAGGFTTWQRSLAQLADADFKLVSLTPHPEAVHIAQALAGAPKVALLVGAEGPGLTEHAMRATHERARIPMAPGTDSLNVATSAAIAFYERQRSLLDL, encoded by the coding sequence ATGTCCTTCCAAACGCCCGCACCCGCTGCCGTTAGCATCACCGACCCCGCCGATCCCCGCTTGGATGACATCCGTGATTTAAAGTCTGCGGATAAGGCAGGCCGCGGGCTGGTGTTTGCCGAGGGCCCCCTGTGCGTTGAACGCCTGCTGGACTCGCCCTACCCAGTGCGCTGTCTGGTGGGCTTTGCGCATAAACTAGCACCCTTCGCTCAGCGTGCCGCGCAAGAGGGCATTGCCGTCTATGAGGTCTCCCGCGAGACCCTGGCGCAGGTGGCGGGCTTTGATATGCACCGCGGCCTTGTGGCCACTGCTGACCGGGTTGAGCCGTGGAGCGTGGAGGGTGTCATCTCCCAGGCGCGCACCTTGGTGGTCATGGAAGGGGTGGGGGACCATGAAAATATCGGGGCGATTTTTCGCAACGCCGCGGGCATGGATGTCGACGGAGTGCTCTTGGGTTCCGGGGTGGCGGATCCCCTTTATCGGCGCAGCGTGCGGGTGTCCATGGGCCATGTGTTGCGGTTGCCATGGGCTCGGCTTGCCGGTGGGTTTACCACCTGGCAGCGCAGTTTGGCACAGCTTGCCGATGCCGACTTCAAGCTCGTCTCCCTTACCCCTCACCCTGAGGCTGTGCACATTGCCCAGGCCCTGGCAGGTGCGCCTAAGGTGGCCCTCCTGGTGGGAGCAGAGGGGCCGGGGCTTACAGAACACGCCATGCGGGCAACGCATGAGCGCGCCCGAATCCCGATGGCCCCGGGGACGGATTCGTTAAATGTTGCTACCTCAGCGGCGATTGCGTTTTATGAGCGACAGCGCAGCCTGCTTGACCTGTAG
- a CDS encoding DUF2771 domain-containing protein, with protein MATRKEAQRKSLLQLLALVIAVVVIIVGAVLVQNWLNSRPGKDPAEVSITAQVGDESLEVFPYLSCEPGTQCPEGTVPHLEVGADQTLVLELPEDIARHQWKLLTIYDDPAANDEQLHGAGETTRVEIPGSVAAIEASSGKPARLAVVEVSTVLIGTDADGEETPKATVWSLSTLAEFADAP; from the coding sequence ATGGCAACGCGCAAAGAGGCACAACGCAAGTCCCTGCTCCAGCTGCTGGCACTGGTCATCGCCGTCGTGGTCATCATCGTCGGCGCAGTACTGGTCCAGAATTGGTTAAACTCCCGCCCGGGCAAGGACCCTGCGGAGGTCTCTATCACCGCGCAGGTGGGCGATGAGTCCCTAGAGGTCTTTCCTTATTTAAGTTGCGAACCGGGAACGCAGTGCCCGGAGGGGACCGTGCCCCACTTGGAGGTGGGCGCCGATCAGACGTTGGTGCTGGAGTTGCCGGAAGACATTGCCCGCCATCAGTGGAAACTGTTGACTATTTATGATGACCCGGCTGCCAATGATGAGCAGCTCCACGGTGCGGGTGAGACCACCCGGGTAGAAATTCCCGGTTCCGTGGCGGCGATTGAGGCCTCCAGCGGCAAGCCTGCCCGTCTTGCGGTGGTGGAGGTGTCCACGGTGCTCATTGGCACCGATGCCGACGGCGAGGAAACCCCCAAGGCCACCGTGTGGTCGCTGTCCACTTTGGCCGAGTTTGCCGATGCCCCCTAA
- a CDS encoding DUF3027 domain-containing protein, producing the protein MSAPKVLLGAQAVATAREALEELGEGGIGAHVGVAGISKNVVTHRFEAYVPGYSGWEWQAVLACAAGSSDVTVNEVALVPGGNALQAPEWVPYAERVQPGDLGPGDLMPLEPDDERVDDSGNLTEAAMRSARQRWMNGDYGPRAEMATASPLQCRTCAFLLPMMTNFGVCANEYSADGRVVHATYGCGAHSGITARRSEEAAKPVFDDEKLVF; encoded by the coding sequence ATCAGCGCCCCAAAGGTCCTCCTTGGTGCCCAAGCGGTAGCAACGGCCCGGGAGGCCCTCGAAGAGCTGGGGGAGGGCGGCATCGGCGCGCATGTGGGGGTAGCGGGAATATCTAAGAATGTGGTCACGCACAGGTTCGAAGCCTACGTGCCGGGCTATTCGGGCTGGGAATGGCAAGCAGTATTAGCGTGCGCTGCAGGTAGCAGCGATGTCACTGTCAATGAGGTCGCGCTAGTGCCCGGGGGAAACGCGCTGCAAGCTCCGGAATGGGTTCCCTATGCAGAGCGCGTCCAACCGGGAGATTTAGGTCCCGGCGACCTCATGCCCCTTGAGCCGGATGATGAGCGTGTGGATGACTCCGGCAACCTGACCGAGGCCGCCATGCGGTCCGCCCGGCAACGCTGGATGAATGGGGACTATGGGCCGCGGGCAGAGATGGCCACGGCCTCGCCGCTGCAGTGCCGCACGTGCGCTTTCTTGCTCCCGATGATGACCAACTTTGGGGTATGTGCCAATGAATACTCCGCAGACGGACGCGTGGTGCACGCCACGTATGGCTGCGGTGCACACTCCGGAATCACCGCCAGACGCAGCGAAGAGGCGGCCAAACCCGTCTTCGATGACGAAAAACTGGTCTTCTAG
- a CDS encoding helicase-associated domain-containing protein, whose translation MSTASKSTPAAADFRDWLEKRSDAELCTILQHRPDVVMPLPPSFAPLATRLTLRASVTAALATCTAGQLLVLEHLAQAGAELSPVKPDVVPHELRAHLPGLQARALVYGTAHLAIPTGVMAALPADWSLMEQTPVPAATIEDLPADQRRVLNTLAQTGLGTTRDAAPDADPTRPIPQLLAAGLIQRVDSSTVRLPRATRLALRGTPVEPVPTEASGRIVLSSTGDLPAGPPTATADQAANEQAAAAGLDVVRLMGRLLDLLGRRPVPLLKDKTVGVRHLAQLNKELDTQHAARLITLAHHARLVARGEPAGGPEGNFLAPTEAASEFADAPLAHRLEHLVQAWLSSPWAAWESSRGLDPETRHEYVPRHREHILRVYQHARQPLSDKEFAADLRYLFPLFATHTQPETIAALREEAEWLGVIAAGRWVWQRPVPNAVDTFIMQADMTVITPGPLETPVLHTLEQLADLESPGLASVYRVSAASLRRGMDTGLTPEAIASFFARHAYGEVPQAVSFLIEDVARSHGMLRAGTALCYVRCEDTALLAHAVAAVEELRLLAPTVAIAESPLGGILERLRAAGFAPAAEDATGASIDVRPAPAVLPTPRPAPARPQLADATAIRRAVATLRGSGASASTSEGNTPAGPDVDLIAAAVRSKRPIIIGYADKNGRDRQLQVTPLSMAGGQVDAIDGAQQPVRFPVHRITSVHLA comes from the coding sequence ATGAGCACAGCATCAAAGAGCACTCCCGCGGCCGCCGATTTCCGGGACTGGCTGGAAAAACGCAGCGATGCGGAGCTTTGCACTATTTTGCAGCATCGCCCTGATGTGGTGATGCCGCTACCCCCGAGCTTTGCCCCATTAGCCACGCGGCTGACCCTACGCGCATCCGTCACGGCAGCACTTGCCACCTGCACGGCGGGCCAGCTGCTGGTGTTGGAACACCTGGCTCAGGCTGGTGCTGAGCTTTCGCCCGTTAAGCCCGACGTTGTGCCCCACGAACTCCGGGCGCATCTGCCAGGCTTGCAGGCGCGCGCCTTAGTCTATGGCACTGCGCACTTGGCTATCCCCACCGGAGTGATGGCCGCCTTGCCCGCAGACTGGTCGCTGATGGAGCAAACGCCCGTTCCTGCCGCCACGATAGAGGACCTTCCCGCAGATCAGCGCCGTGTGCTCAACACTTTGGCCCAAACCGGCCTGGGTACTACCCGCGACGCCGCACCAGATGCTGATCCCACCCGGCCTATCCCCCAGCTCCTCGCTGCCGGTCTGATCCAGCGTGTGGACTCTTCTACCGTGCGATTGCCGCGTGCCACCCGCCTGGCACTGCGCGGTACCCCTGTGGAGCCGGTGCCCACGGAGGCATCGGGACGCATTGTGTTAAGCAGCACTGGGGACCTTCCCGCAGGGCCTCCCACCGCCACAGCTGACCAAGCCGCCAACGAGCAGGCCGCTGCCGCAGGCTTGGACGTGGTGCGCCTGATGGGCCGCCTGTTAGATCTCCTGGGCCGCCGGCCCGTGCCCTTGCTCAAGGATAAAACGGTGGGCGTGCGCCACCTAGCCCAGCTCAATAAAGAGTTGGATACCCAGCACGCCGCTAGGCTGATCACGTTGGCTCACCACGCGCGCTTGGTGGCCCGGGGCGAGCCCGCTGGCGGTCCGGAGGGAAACTTCCTGGCGCCCACGGAGGCTGCTAGCGAGTTTGCCGATGCCCCCTTAGCCCACCGCCTTGAGCACCTGGTGCAGGCCTGGCTGAGCTCACCGTGGGCCGCGTGGGAGTCGTCCCGGGGGCTGGATCCAGAGACCAGGCACGAGTATGTGCCGCGGCACCGGGAGCACATTTTGCGCGTCTACCAACACGCCCGGCAGCCCCTGAGCGACAAGGAGTTCGCTGCGGACCTACGCTACCTCTTTCCGCTTTTTGCCACGCATACCCAGCCAGAAACCATCGCGGCACTGCGAGAGGAAGCCGAATGGCTGGGGGTCATTGCCGCCGGTCGCTGGGTTTGGCAGCGTCCGGTGCCCAACGCGGTGGACACGTTTATCATGCAAGCCGATATGACGGTGATAACCCCGGGCCCGCTTGAGACCCCAGTGTTGCACACCCTGGAGCAGCTGGCGGATCTGGAATCTCCGGGCCTGGCCAGCGTCTACCGAGTCAGCGCTGCTTCCCTGCGCCGCGGCATGGACACGGGGCTGACCCCGGAGGCCATCGCTAGCTTCTTTGCCCGGCACGCCTACGGGGAGGTGCCGCAGGCGGTGTCTTTCCTCATTGAAGATGTCGCGCGCAGCCACGGCATGCTGCGCGCCGGCACTGCCCTGTGCTACGTGCGCTGCGAGGATACCGCGCTGTTGGCTCACGCTGTTGCCGCCGTCGAGGAGCTGCGTCTGCTGGCGCCCACCGTGGCAATTGCCGAGTCCCCTCTGGGAGGAATCCTGGAGAGACTTCGCGCCGCAGGCTTTGCCCCTGCCGCCGAGGATGCCACGGGGGCATCCATTGACGTCCGCCCGGCCCCGGCGGTGCTGCCCACACCCCGCCCGGCTCCGGCACGTCCGCAGCTTGCCGATGCCACCGCCATCCGCCGCGCCGTGGCCACCTTGCGGGGTTCCGGGGCATCGGCAAGCACAAGCGAAGGAAATACCCCAGCAGGCCCGGACGTTGACCTCATCGCAGCAGCAGTGCGCAGCAAACGGCCCATCATTATCGGCTATGCAGATAAGAACGGCCGGGACCGGCAGCTACAGGTCACGCCATTGAGCATGGCTGGCGGGCAAGTGGATGCCATTGATGGCGCGCAGCAACCGGTACGTTTTCCGGTCCATCGCATCACCTCCGTGCATCTGGCCTAA
- a CDS encoding cold-shock protein — MPIGKVKWYDADKGYGFVSNPGDEDVYVGRSVLPEGVEELVQGQRIEFDFAAGRRGPQALRVKVLDTPRRRTPSRKPEELGSMIADVMTVLESHIQPQLANGHYPERKTGRKVAEILRAIARDLDS, encoded by the coding sequence GTGCCAATTGGCAAGGTGAAGTGGTATGACGCGGACAAGGGCTACGGCTTTGTCTCGAACCCGGGCGACGAGGACGTCTACGTCGGCCGTTCCGTACTTCCCGAGGGCGTGGAGGAACTGGTCCAAGGCCAGCGTATCGAATTTGACTTCGCTGCCGGACGCCGTGGCCCGCAGGCACTGCGGGTTAAGGTGTTGGACACTCCGCGCCGCCGCACGCCTTCACGCAAGCCGGAAGAACTCGGCAGCATGATTGCAGATGTAATGACCGTCCTCGAATCCCATATCCAGCCCCAGCTGGCCAATGGGCACTACCCAGAGCGCAAGACCGGACGCAAAGTGGCCGAAATTCTGCGCGCCATCGCCCGGGACCTCGATTCATAA